One genomic window of Ziziphus jujuba cultivar Dongzao chromosome 4, ASM3175591v1 includes the following:
- the LOC125421749 gene encoding desmethylxanthohumol 6'-O-methyltransferase-like, producing the protein MEEGKEVDVSALKGQAEIWKHITSGMISSLLKCAVDLRIADIIHTHGGPMTLSEIASKISDAPSLSISSLERVMRLLVYKNIFAAHHPSDVAGQTLYGLTDLSKWILQDCKPNLAKQIQLINHPDFMRPWQYLSQSIRDGDTCCNKAFGCTVYEYAATQKPELDQLLTDCYSNTADTDTVALIDAYKENGGLNEIRTLVDVGGRTGRDLHEIVKANPHIKGINFDLPRIIAAAPTYEGVTNVAGDMFDSIPSGDALLLKTTLRDWPDDIVLEILKNCRKAIPDKNGKVIILDTVAEGKNHRLEESYMRSDIFLLVVTGARQKTEMEWKNVINEAGFPRYKVIKIPSMLSIIEAYPN; encoded by the exons atggaagaagGGAAAGAAGTCGATGTATCAGCACTGAAAGGCCAAGCAGAGATTTGGAAGCACATTACGTCGGGAATGATCTCTTCGCTACTGAAATGTGCTGTGGATCTTCGCATAGCCGACATTATACACACCCATGGTGGTCCAATGACATTGTCTGAAATAGCTTCCAAAATTTCCGACGCACCATCTCTTAGCATCTCAAGCCTCGAACGAGTTATGAGACTGTTGGTCTACAAGAACATCTTCGCCGCACATCATCCTTCGGACGTCGCAGGACAAACTCTGTACGGACTCACGGATCTGTCCAAATGGATATTGCAGGATTGCAAGCCAAATTTAGCGAAGCAGATACAACTTATAAACCATCCAGACTTCATGAGGCCATGGCAATACCTTAGCCAGAGTATCAGGGACGGTGATACTTGTTGTAATAAGGCCTTCGGTTGCACAGTTTATGAGTATGCAGCAACCCAGAAACCTGAGCTCGACCAGTTGCTAACTGATTGCTATTCGAACACCGCGGACACCGACACGGTTGCATTAATAGACGCGTATAAAGAAAATGGTGGGCTGAATGAGATTAGAACATTGGTTGATGTGGGTGGTAGGACAGGGAGAGACCTTCATGAGATCGTGAAAGCTAACCCACATATCAAAGGAATCAACTTTGATCTGCCACGAATCATTGCCGCAGCACCCACCTATGAAGGTGTTACAAATGTTGCAGGTGATATGTTTGACTCTATTCCTAGTGGAGACGCTCTTTTGTTGAAG ACTACGCTGCGTGATTGGCCTGACGACATAGTGCTGGAAATTTTGAAGAATTGTCGCAAAGCAATACCTgataaaaatggaaaagttattattttagacaCTGTTGCTGAAGGAAAAAATCACCGGCTTGAGGAATCGTACATGAGATCagatatttttttgttggtggTTACAGGTGCAAGGCAAAAAACAGAAATGGAATGGAAAAATGTGATAAATGAAGCGGGTTTCCCTCGTTACAAAGTCATCAAAATTCCTTCCATGCTTTCCATCATTGAGGCCTATCCTAACTAA